A window from Cryptomeria japonica chromosome 1, Sugi_1.0, whole genome shotgun sequence encodes these proteins:
- the LOC131026865 gene encoding cyanidin-3-O-glucoside 2-O-glucuronosyltransferase: MLDFQSTPKVENPVNSDFNLHCGLCGRYVYGPARRSQAKEITDDGFLKPPVDFPFTPPPNRQSEIAALLPIYTFPYPSGEKFIDLCVDCYYDCSAVAIKTCYELEEKFIDYFQRVTGSTVIPVGVLLPRPYPMKQIEIHDGMPDCLKWLENHRPGSVVYVSFGYLDEGMDEVQRRVSSSLPQGFECRVAERGMVLSGWAPQQEILCHPSTGAFVTHCGWSSLMEGLGAGLPLIALPMHLDQGLNAELMVNEFQVGVEVERGSDGSVSRGDVCKAVKMVMDEEEGRLVRSKAAEMGNLLKEKMLDDQRSHGSQNKYVDDLVKLLHSLKHKASN, from the exons ATGCTGGATTTCCAAAGTACCCCTAAAGTTGAAAATCCAGTCAATAGTGATTTTAACCTGCATTGCGGCCTATGCGGCCGCTATGTTTATGGTCCTGCGAGAAGATCTCAAGCCAAGGAAATCACAGATGATGGTTTCCTTAAACCGCCAGTCGATTTTCCATTTACTCCACCTCCAAATCGACAATCTGAAATAGCGGCTTTGCTACCCATCTATACCTTTCCATACCCAAGTGGGGAAAAGTTCATAGATCTGTGTGTTGATTGTTATTATGATTGCTCTGCAGTGGCTATTAAAACTTGCTATGAATTAGAGGAAAAGTTTATAGACTATTTCCAGCGGGTCACAGGAAGTACAGTGATTCCTGTGGGTGTTCTTCTGCCTCGTCCTTATCCTATGAAACAGATTGAGATTCATGATGGAATGCCTGATTGTTTGAAATGGTTGGAGAACCATAGGCCTGGTTCTGTTGTTTATGTGTCCTTTG GGTATTTAGATGAAGGGATGGATGAAGTTCAAAGGAGGGTTTCATCTTCACTGCCTCAAGGGTTTGAATGTAGAGTGGCAGAAAGAGGAATGGTGCTGAGTGGGTGGGCTCCTCAGCAGGAGATTCTGTGTCATCCATCAACAGGGGCATTTGTAACTCATTGTGGGTGGAGCTCTTTGATGGAGGGATTGGGTGCTGGATTGCCACTCATTGCTTTGCCCATGCATTTGGACCAGGGATTGAATGCTGAACTCATGGTGAATGAATTCCAGGTGGGCGTGGAAGTGGAGAGAGGAAGTGATGGATCTGTTAGTAGAGGGGATGTTTGCAAAGCTGTCAAGATGGTTATGGATGAAGAGGAGGGAAGACTTGTGAGGTCTAAAGCTGCAGAAATGGGAAATTTGTTGAAGGAAAAAATGTTGGATGATCAGCGAAGCCATGGATCTCAAAACAAGTATGTAGATGATTTGGTGAAACTACTTCACAGCTTAAAACATAAAGCCAGTAATTGA
- the LOC131026830 gene encoding beta-D-glucosyl crocetin beta-1,6-glucosyltransferase: MESLNCSRSDRSGNGGGLHIVMFPWLAQGHILPCIELSKRLLDQTNIKISIISTPLNIAQIKLFFKEKELNLNLLELQLPCVDGLPPGMENTSNLPTHLTLPFHNAVKELQKPLEILLGQIAPDIVIFDHVLCWISKVTLKLKIKSIVFFTHSTAYAGYVFCPARRSESKESTADGLLKPPADFPFTPSRYRQSEMAALLPIYTFTYPSGEKFIDLTVDCYYNCAAVAIKSCYELEAKFIDYFQRVTGNTVIPVGVLLPRPYPVKQIEIHDGMPDCLRWLKNQRPGSVVYVSFGSEYFLSEKLIEEIAEGLEASLVPFLWVLRLAGYLDEGMDEVKRRVSDSLPRGFESRVAERGMVVSGWAPQQEILCHPSTGAFVSHCGWSSLMEGLGAGLPLIAWPMQLDQGLNVEVFVHEFQVGVEVERGSDGSVSRGDICKAVKMVMDEEEGRFVRSKAAEMGNLFKEKLLEEQGSQNKYVDDLVKLFHRLKLQSKK; the protein is encoded by the coding sequence ATGGAGTCCTTGAATTGCAGCAGATCTGATCGGTCTGGCAATGGCGGCGGGCTTCACATTGTGATGTTCCCTTGGCTTGCGCAGGGCCACATTTTGCCATGTATTGAGCTCTCCAAGAGGCTCTTAGATCAGACCAATATAAAAATCTCTATCATTTCAACACCTCTGAATATTGCCCAGATCAAGCTGTTCTTCAAAGAGAAAGAATTGAATCTGAATCTGTTGGAGCTTCAATTGCCTTGCGTGGATGGATTGCCTCCTGGGATGGAAAACACATCCAATCTTCCAACCCATCTCACGCTTCCTTTCCACAATGCAGTCAAGGAATTGCAGAAACCTCTGGAAATTCTACTGGGGCAAATAGCACCAGATATTGTCATTTTTGACCATGTATTATGCTGGATTTCCAAAGTAACCCTAAAGTTGAAAATAAAGTCGATAGTGTTTTTCACCCACAGCACGGCCTATGCAGGCTATGTGTTTTGTCCTGCGAGAAGATCTGAAAGCAAAGAAAGTACAGCCGACGGTTTACTTAAACCGCCGGCAGATTTCCCATTTACTCCATCTCGATATCGACAATCTGAAATGGCCGCTTTGCTACCCATCTATACCTTTACATACCCAAGTGGCGAAAAATTCATAGATCTGACAGTTGACTGTTATTATAATTGCGCTGCAGTGGCTATTAAATCATGCTATGAATTAGAGGCAAAGTTTATAGACTATTTCCAGCGGGTAACTGGAAATACAGTGATTCCTGTGGGTGTTCTTCTGCCTCGTCCTTATCCTGTGAAACAGATTGAGATTCATGATGGAATGCCTGATTGTTTGAGATGGTTGAAGAACCAGAGGCCTGGTTCTGTtgtttatgtgtcctttgggagtgAGTATTTTTTGTCTGAGAAGCTTATAGAGGAGATAGCTGAAGGATTAGAGGCCAGTCTTGTGCCATTTCTGTGGGTACTGCGTTTAGCAGGGTACTTAGATGAAGGCATGGATGAAGTTAAAAGGAGGGTTTCAGATTCATTGCCTCGAGGGTTTGAGTCTAGAGTTGCAGAAAGAGGAATGGTGGTAAGTGGGTGGGCTCCTCAGCAGGAGATTCTGTGTCATCCATCAACAGGGGCATTTGTAAGTCATTGTGGGTGGAGCTCTTTGATGGAGGGACTGGGTGCTGGATTGCCACTGATTGCTTGGCCCATGCAGTTGGACCAGGGATTGAATGTTGAGGTCTTTGTGCATGAATTCCAGGTGGGTGTAGAAGTGGAGAGAGGAAGTGATGGATCTGTAAGCAGAGGGGATATTTGCAAGGCTGTTAAGATGGTTATGGATGAAGAGGAGGGAAGATTTGTGAGGTCTAAAGCTGCAGAAATGGGAAATTTGTTTAAGGAAAAGCTATTGGAGGAACAAGGATCTCAAAACAAATATGTAGATGATCTGGTGAAGCTTTTTCACAGATTAAAACTTCAATCCAAAAAATGA